In Balneolales bacterium ANBcel1, the following proteins share a genomic window:
- a CDS encoding BatA domain-containing protein, with amino-acid sequence MSFLNPFLFVAFAAAAIPVIIHLINLRKPQRVAYSTLAFFQELQKSTIRRLNIKRYLLLALRVLAVLALAAALARPFIPSHVAGWLGTGQQSSIVGIMIDNGPSMMQVDEGGPYMEQAKRAADEIIGQAGDGPRFLLVPTHGELDSGRWMRAAEARNYLDQIEPVNKGAYPSERMDFIQERIADEPGESGRAYWITDARKTQLEKLEENGGNDTPQYDHVPVTLVRVGGQEFQNVAVTNVQIDDRVTGAGVPVGVSVQVRNFGIQPAHNMFLSLEVDGERIGQYEVDLEGGQQRELLFEVIPETSGSVRGMAVLEGGTYTFDHRRYFSIEVPESRSILLVTDAGEDGTRRSYLWPVLAAASETGAGLNGTRTDIRQLRQYSLDQFDAIVLDGVERVPEYLHAELVQYVQQGRGVFFLPSEQGSMERYNRFLSQFQAGTFTGMRGTYGRFEEVASLERLSAGHLLADDILHTEDDGELRIDMPTLFHYWQYDDSGSPGSSVMLRSNLGEPLFVRHRAGDGMVLAAAMGIGPGWSNLSIKPVYAPLIFRMMLEVVAWEGGGLREHTLGTPLDRNLGGGGSLVRLVLNGEEVRPETAAGADGLRVRYPGREWSPGWLELHLDNRIFTLAVNQHISESDFTSLSLAETESFLENRLPLAGVVDITGYDHAQMRSAMASVSFGREIWSWFIWLALAFMVAECIISRQYRVETSAE; translated from the coding sequence ATGAGTTTTTTGAATCCGTTCCTGTTTGTTGCATTTGCGGCGGCAGCCATACCGGTGATCATTCACCTGATTAATCTGCGAAAACCGCAAAGGGTAGCCTATTCGACGCTGGCTTTCTTCCAGGAGTTGCAAAAATCAACGATTCGCCGGTTGAATATCAAAAGATACCTGCTTCTCGCCTTGCGGGTGTTGGCTGTCCTGGCACTTGCAGCTGCACTGGCGCGCCCTTTCATACCGTCCCATGTGGCCGGATGGCTGGGTACGGGTCAGCAAAGCAGCATTGTGGGGATCATGATCGATAACGGGCCAAGCATGATGCAGGTCGATGAAGGTGGTCCCTATATGGAACAGGCGAAACGGGCGGCGGATGAAATTATTGGTCAGGCGGGGGACGGGCCCCGCTTTCTGCTGGTTCCGACACATGGTGAGCTGGATTCGGGAAGATGGATGCGGGCCGCGGAGGCGAGAAATTATCTGGATCAAATTGAGCCGGTGAACAAGGGGGCGTATCCTTCAGAGAGGATGGACTTCATTCAGGAACGGATTGCCGATGAGCCCGGAGAGTCCGGACGGGCTTACTGGATTACAGACGCCAGAAAGACACAACTGGAGAAGCTGGAGGAGAACGGAGGGAATGACACTCCGCAGTACGACCATGTGCCGGTGACGCTTGTCAGGGTCGGGGGACAGGAGTTCCAAAATGTTGCGGTAACAAATGTACAGATTGACGATCGGGTCACTGGCGCCGGGGTTCCGGTCGGGGTATCGGTTCAGGTCCGGAATTTTGGCATACAGCCGGCCCATAACATGTTTCTGAGCCTGGAAGTTGACGGGGAGCGTATCGGGCAGTACGAGGTCGACCTTGAAGGCGGCCAGCAGCGGGAGCTTCTTTTTGAAGTCATACCGGAGACATCCGGCAGCGTCCGTGGCATGGCCGTTCTGGAAGGTGGCACCTACACATTTGACCATCGCCGATATTTTTCCATCGAAGTACCTGAAAGCAGAAGTATACTGCTGGTTACCGATGCGGGCGAAGACGGAACACGGAGATCCTATCTCTGGCCGGTCCTTGCCGCCGCATCTGAAACAGGTGCCGGCCTCAATGGCACGCGCACCGACATCCGCCAGTTGCGGCAATACAGCCTGGACCAGTTTGACGCCATTGTGCTGGATGGAGTGGAACGTGTACCGGAATACCTCCATGCAGAACTGGTGCAATATGTGCAGCAGGGCCGGGGGGTGTTTTTCCTGCCGTCGGAACAGGGCAGCATGGAGAGATACAACCGGTTTTTGAGTCAGTTTCAGGCCGGTACCTTTACCGGAATGCGCGGAACTTACGGACGGTTTGAGGAGGTGGCATCGCTGGAGCGGCTGTCGGCGGGACACCTGCTGGCCGATGATATCCTGCACACGGAAGATGACGGCGAGCTTCGCATTGACATGCCGACACTTTTTCATTACTGGCAATATGATGATTCGGGTTCGCCGGGCAGCAGCGTCATGCTGCGTTCCAATCTGGGTGAGCCACTTTTTGTACGTCACCGCGCGGGAGACGGTATGGTTCTTGCCGCTGCGATGGGCATCGGGCCGGGGTGGTCAAACCTCAGCATAAAACCCGTCTATGCCCCGCTGATATTCCGGATGATGCTCGAAGTTGTAGCATGGGAAGGCGGTGGCCTGAGGGAACATACGCTGGGCACTCCCCTTGACCGGAATCTCGGTGGAGGCGGCTCGCTGGTTCGGCTTGTACTCAACGGAGAAGAAGTTCGGCCAGAAACGGCAGCGGGCGCAGACGGACTCAGGGTGCGGTATCCCGGCCGGGAGTGGTCGCCGGGTTGGCTCGAACTCCATTTGGACAACAGAATTTTTACTCTGGCGGTGAATCAGCATATATCGGAATCGGATTTTACATCGTTATCATTGGCAGAGACAGAGTCTTTTCTGGAAAATCGACTGCCACTGGCTGGAGTTGTGGATATCACCGGATATGATCATGCTCAGATGCGATCGGCGATGGCGTCGGTCAGTTTCGGCAGAGAAATTTGGAGTTGGTTTATTTGGCTGGCACTTGCTTTTATGGTGGCAGAATGCATTATTTCAAGGCAATACAGGGTTGAAACCTCTGCAGAATAA